A DNA window from Barnesiella intestinihominis YIT 11860 contains the following coding sequences:
- a CDS encoding arsenate reductase family protein — protein MKILFFQYPSCSTCKKAAKWLKDHDIDIESKHIVETPPTVGELTEWITHSNLPLQKFFNTSGQKYRELNLKNRISTIPEKELIELLASDGKLIKRPLLVTDSQVLVGFNAELWQDVLLSETK, from the coding sequence ATGAAAATTTTATTTTTTCAATACCCCTCGTGCAGCACTTGTAAAAAAGCGGCAAAATGGCTAAAAGATCACGACATTGATATAGAATCGAAGCACATCGTCGAAACACCGCCCACTGTCGGGGAACTAACCGAATGGATAACCCACAGCAATTTACCCTTACAAAAATTCTTCAATACGAGCGGACAAAAATATAGAGAACTAAATTTGAAAAACCGTATTAGTACAATTCCCGAAAAAGAACTGATAGAACTATTGGCTTCCGATGGAAAACTAATCAAACGTCCCCTTCTCGTAACAGACTCACAGGTCTTGGTCGGATTCAATGCCGAGTTATGGCAAGACGTTTTGCTATCCGAGACGAAATAA
- a CDS encoding LamG-like jellyroll fold domain-containing protein: MKKHYMLFTLLFTLLPFLNSYAEENKAITIPQLSFSSPTSGYRLEIPETILGDRNGGETDRSGKSFTISAWINMDQYTNNSGSKGNVIMGHGPRVHMNYNGSLVLATTETGVLKIISGASNKVTSVLETSVDLDTWTYLTLVYDNSDFSVSVYKDGTLVATKNNTQQLELFGDDPCIFFVGGAGFSGFCDEFQFFDRALNSNDVKQAYSNPQNISGLTVWYDFNTIEEGSSFTNKVTESDQVNTKATFYNLTGGQTNSDGGYISITNYTEAVPSLTKGRPTPSNYTVTLPTEITNGTLSVMNGESPLSAGENTVTSGTTLTITATPADNYRLESLNINGQPIENGGTYTVTEDATITVSFVEIVMHKVTITVDEGVDYQITAGEEVIENLESIASGTELTITFNSLPENKKIESVLINEQPAEAEENGSYIFTVTENTTIIVNLTDITYYTVTLPTLVENGQLSVMNGSEPLTTGENTGIKEGTVLTITATADPGYEILSLQVNGSDFTNGDNYTVNENTTVTVSFQIEGPKAVLVPAISGNNKYQFRFDDKVLGEHINGENNSWNNGNITGSDHRARNFTMSAWVKTVSTNGQVMGHGQAPYYGAVGTFGVVLENGVLKLKARAWEDKGNCPGIADVTTEATLTADEWAFITVTVDDSNKEIKLYKNGKLLGTGDLGTIVEGGEREGHGIGLLQDECVFFVGNGGFSCYVDEVQVWSKTLTEKEVKESIRGGYDQENMPEELVAYYKIENDSEAELENKGTFGSCPAGVVEGTTEVHTGAPHWGAEVYTCDFIQVQIVAGHTFPTNNLTITQPTEGGTFKVVNAKNEEVTSGEVDQFSALTVIAEPEEGYVLSQVLVNGEVNSGTTFVIEDDTEVTVVFSNKVIVTNTTATGGNVEMFVNDAEEATAFGSEIIRGSKLTFKVTVNEGYELTSFLVNEEEKIDELAENIYTVNAISDNMTICAVFSKIPTWRVTCNITGNGSVTISDDESNVYASGSEILNNTFVKLTFIPEENYKIETFTSSNGESLLDQISNNIYEIGAIDSNHTYNITFGTIVGIDKESIKSISLYYQTGILYVSGIDENATIAIYDLTGKLVKVTEEAPVNIADLAKGCYIVKITMGNTDKAMKFIKK; the protein is encoded by the coding sequence ATGAAAAAACACTACATGTTATTCACTTTATTGTTTACTCTTCTGCCTTTTCTTAATAGCTATGCCGAAGAGAACAAAGCGATCACTATTCCTCAGCTCTCTTTTAGTTCTCCTACATCGGGTTACCGTTTGGAAATCCCCGAAACAATCTTAGGAGACAGAAATGGAGGTGAAACAGACCGGTCCGGAAAATCCTTTACTATATCTGCATGGATAAATATGGACCAATATACAAACAATTCGGGCAGTAAAGGAAATGTAATCATGGGACACGGTCCTAGAGTACATATGAATTACAACGGTAGTTTAGTTTTAGCTACTACCGAAACAGGTGTTCTTAAAATCATATCAGGTGCAAGCAACAAAGTAACTTCGGTTTTAGAAACCTCGGTAGATCTGGATACATGGACTTATCTTACACTTGTCTATGACAACAGCGACTTTTCGGTAAGTGTATATAAAGATGGTACTCTCGTAGCCACGAAAAACAATACTCAACAGTTAGAACTTTTCGGAGACGACCCTTGTATTTTCTTTGTAGGGGGCGCTGGATTTTCCGGATTCTGTGACGAATTCCAATTTTTCGACCGAGCATTAAACTCAAATGATGTCAAGCAAGCTTACAGCAACCCCCAAAATATATCGGGACTGACGGTTTGGTATGACTTCAATACAATTGAAGAAGGCAGTTCTTTTACCAACAAAGTAACCGAATCTGACCAAGTAAATACAAAGGCTACATTCTATAATCTCACCGGAGGACAAACAAACAGTGATGGTGGATATATCAGTATCACCAACTATACAGAAGCCGTTCCCTCTCTTACCAAAGGAAGACCAACTCCTAGTAACTACACAGTAACACTACCCACTGAAATAACTAATGGCACTTTAAGCGTAATGAACGGCGAAAGCCCTCTTTCGGCAGGAGAAAATACCGTAACATCGGGGACTACTTTAACCATAACGGCGACACCGGCCGATAATTATCGTTTGGAATCCTTGAATATCAACGGACAACCGATTGAAAACGGTGGGACATATACTGTAACGGAAGATGCAACTATTACTGTTTCATTTGTCGAAATCGTTATGCATAAAGTAACAATTACCGTCGACGAAGGAGTAGATTATCAAATTACAGCAGGAGAAGAAGTTATCGAGAACTTAGAATCGATAGCCTCTGGCACAGAATTAACCATAACATTCAATTCATTGCCAGAAAACAAGAAGATAGAATCCGTACTGATTAACGAGCAACCAGCCGAAGCAGAAGAAAACGGATCATACATTTTCACGGTAACAGAAAACACGACTATCATTGTCAACTTGACCGATATTACTTATTACACGGTTACGCTACCGACTCTGGTAGAAAATGGACAACTAAGCGTAATGAACGGTTCCGAGCCTCTTACCACAGGAGAGAATACTGGTATAAAAGAAGGCACGGTATTGACAATTACGGCTACTGCCGATCCCGGTTATGAAATTCTCTCCCTCCAAGTAAACGGATCCGATTTCACCAACGGAGATAATTACACGGTGAACGAAAATACGACTGTCACAGTCTCATTCCAAATCGAAGGCCCCAAAGCCGTACTAGTCCCTGCAATAAGTGGTAATAATAAATACCAATTCCGTTTTGATGATAAAGTATTAGGCGAACACATAAACGGAGAGAATAATTCATGGAATAACGGTAATATAACAGGTTCAGACCATCGTGCCCGTAATTTCACAATGTCCGCTTGGGTGAAAACAGTCAGCACAAATGGGCAAGTAATGGGACACGGACAAGCACCTTACTATGGAGCCGTAGGAACATTTGGTGTTGTACTCGAAAACGGAGTCCTAAAATTGAAAGCCCGTGCATGGGAAGACAAAGGTAACTGTCCGGGAATAGCCGATGTAACGACCGAAGCAACCTTGACCGCTGATGAATGGGCATTTATTACCGTGACAGTCGATGATTCCAATAAAGAAATCAAACTATACAAAAACGGAAAATTATTAGGAACCGGCGATTTAGGAACAATTGTAGAAGGTGGAGAACGAGAAGGGCATGGTATAGGTCTATTACAAGACGAGTGTGTATTCTTCGTGGGGAACGGTGGATTCTCCTGCTATGTAGACGAAGTTCAGGTATGGTCCAAAACATTGACCGAAAAAGAAGTAAAAGAATCCATTCGCGGCGGTTACGACCAGGAGAATATGCCCGAAGAATTAGTGGCCTATTACAAAATCGAAAATGATTCGGAAGCCGAATTGGAAAACAAAGGAACATTCGGTAGCTGTCCCGCCGGTGTAGTAGAAGGTACAACCGAGGTACATACTGGTGCTCCCCACTGGGGCGCAGAAGTTTATACTTGCGACTTTATTCAAGTACAAATCGTAGCCGGTCATACATTCCCGACCAATAATCTCACCATCACTCAACCCACCGAAGGGGGAACATTCAAAGTAGTTAATGCTAAAAATGAAGAAGTAACAAGTGGAGAGGTAGACCAGTTCAGCGCATTGACAGTCATAGCCGAACCGGAAGAAGGATATGTATTATCGCAAGTATTGGTAAATGGCGAAGTAAATAGCGGAACGACTTTTGTCATCGAAGACGACACAGAAGTAACAGTGGTATTCTCCAATAAAGTAATCGTAACCAATACAACCGCAACCGGTGGTAACGTCGAAATGTTCGTTAATGATGCCGAAGAAGCGACCGCATTCGGTTCCGAAATTATACGAGGATCAAAGCTAACTTTCAAAGTAACCGTAAACGAAGGATATGAATTAACGTCATTCCTCGTGAACGAAGAAGAAAAGATAGACGAACTTGCAGAAAACATATATACAGTAAACGCAATTTCCGATAATATGACAATATGTGCTGTGTTCTCGAAAATACCGACATGGAGAGTTACTTGCAATATTACCGGAAATGGTTCTGTCACCATCTCCGACGACGAAAGTAATGTATATGCCAGTGGTTCCGAAATTCTAAACAACACATTTGTCAAACTAACTTTTATCCCCGAAGAAAATTATAAGATAGAAACTTTCACTTCTTCCAATGGAGAATCGCTGTTAGACCAAATTAGTAACAATATTTACGAAATAGGAGCCATAGACAGCAACCATACTTATAACATAACATTCGGAACGATTGTAGGCATAGACAAAGAAAGCATAAAGTCTATATCACTCTACTACCAAACCGGAATACTTTACGTAAGCGGTATCGACGAAAATGCTACCATTGCCATATATGATTTGACTGGCAAATTGGTTAAAGTTACAGAAGAAGCCCCTGTAAATATAGCCGATTTGGCGAAAGGTTGTTATATCGTTAAAATAACGATGGGTAATACAGACAAAGCCATGAAATTTATCAAGAAATAA
- a CDS encoding glucose-6-phosphate isomerase family protein yields MENMEIVFPRLFFAGNRLLGERVENVSRTLGDLRGIFADVDAFSRMPQNILAYEVSSFLPEQEGTPGGLYFGITYLHPGKVGNEYFMTKGHFHANIDRAEFYWGLEGEGMLILMDQLRRVWAERVFPGSLHYIPGGVAHRMANTGNTLFSFAACWPSDAGHNYREIADHGFAARLLEVDGKPQLIGV; encoded by the coding sequence ATGGAGAATATGGAAATTGTATTTCCCCGATTATTCTTTGCGGGGAACCGATTATTGGGAGAGAGAGTCGAGAATGTGAGCCGTACTCTGGGAGATTTGCGTGGTATTTTTGCCGATGTCGATGCTTTTTCTCGTATGCCGCAGAATATACTGGCTTATGAGGTGAGTAGTTTTTTGCCGGAACAGGAGGGTACTCCCGGCGGATTATATTTCGGGATTACTTATTTGCATCCGGGAAAAGTGGGAAACGAGTACTTCATGACTAAGGGACATTTCCATGCGAATATCGATCGGGCGGAATTTTATTGGGGGCTTGAAGGAGAGGGCATGTTGATTTTGATGGACCAGTTGCGTCGAGTGTGGGCCGAACGGGTTTTTCCCGGGAGCCTACATTATATACCGGGTGGTGTGGCTCACCGTATGGCAAATACGGGAAATACTTTATTTTCTTTTGCAGCTTGTTGGCCGTCTGATGCAGGGCATAATTATCGGGAAATTGCCGATCATGGCTT
- a CDS encoding 30S ribosomal protein S16 — MATKIRLQRFGHKDYAFYQIVIADSRAPRDGKFIERIGSYNPNTNPATINLNFERALYWLTTGAQPTDTVRNILSKEGVLMKKHLLGGVKKGAFTEEVAEQRFEAWLKNKKSAIDAEKAKVSAAKDAAAKKRLEEETEKNKAKAEVVAAKKAAEAAAKAEAEAAAKAEEEANAVAEAPASENAE, encoded by the coding sequence ATGGCAACAAAAATCAGATTACAACGCTTTGGTCACAAAGACTACGCATTTTACCAAATTGTAATCGCCGATAGCAGGGCACCACGTGATGGTAAGTTTATTGAAAGGATAGGTTCTTATAATCCGAACACTAATCCTGCTACAATAAATTTGAATTTCGAAAGAGCTTTGTATTGGCTGACAACCGGTGCTCAACCCACCGACACTGTACGTAATATCCTTTCCAAAGAAGGTGTATTGATGAAAAAACATTTATTGGGCGGTGTAAAAAAAGGTGCTTTTACCGAAGAGGTTGCAGAACAACGCTTCGAAGCATGGTTGAAGAACAAAAAATCGGCTATTGACGCTGAGAAAGCCAAAGTTTCTGCCGCAAAAGACGCTGCTGCTAAAAAACGTCTAGAAGAAGAAACCGAAAAGAACAAAGCAAAAGCCGAAGTTGTCGCTGCTAAAAAAGCAGCCGAGGCTGCCGCTAAGGCAGAAGCCGAAGCCGCTGCAAAAGCCGAAGAAGAAGCTAATGCCGTTGCAGAAGCTCCTGCATCCGAAAATGCTGAATAA
- a CDS encoding AraC family transcriptional regulator, producing the protein MKPLYQELPFAVDNYINFYREDLPHFIVPWHYHPEIEIMCIEKGWGTRFVGDHIGGYEEGDVCMMGPQLPHEWRNDKEFFDSDSGLRATCHCVYFRKELFEGILIRLPEMANIRELIERSRRGIKFTGESRERIARYIRRTFNQNGIERVTNLLTLLEMMAEADEYEILASVGFTQSVNSSDFERFNKVYRFLVKNFNKPIKLEEVAAVAGLTPTAFCRYFKERTKKTFVQYLNDMRIGHAKKFLIEGKMKISTLSMEVGFNNLSNFIEQFKKSTNMLPSEYQEKYGVKKKKAI; encoded by the coding sequence ATGAAACCTTTGTATCAAGAACTTCCTTTTGCCGTCGATAATTATATCAATTTCTATCGGGAAGATTTGCCCCATTTTATCGTGCCGTGGCATTATCACCCCGAAATAGAAATCATGTGTATTGAAAAAGGGTGGGGCACTCGTTTTGTAGGTGATCATATCGGAGGATATGAAGAGGGCGATGTTTGTATGATGGGTCCTCAGTTGCCGCATGAGTGGAGAAACGATAAAGAATTTTTCGACTCGGATTCTGGTTTAAGGGCGACTTGTCATTGTGTTTATTTTCGTAAAGAGTTGTTTGAGGGTATATTGATACGATTGCCTGAGATGGCAAATATTCGTGAGTTAATAGAACGTTCGAGGCGGGGAATAAAATTTACCGGTGAATCGCGTGAACGGATCGCTCGATATATTCGACGCACGTTTAATCAAAATGGAATCGAGCGAGTAACTAATTTGCTCACACTTTTGGAAATGATGGCAGAAGCCGACGAATATGAAATTTTAGCGAGCGTAGGTTTTACCCAGTCGGTCAATTCTTCGGATTTTGAGCGATTCAATAAAGTTTATCGTTTTTTGGTGAAAAATTTTAATAAGCCGATTAAACTTGAAGAGGTGGCTGCTGTTGCCGGACTAACTCCTACTGCTTTTTGTCGATATTTTAAGGAACGTACGAAAAAGACTTTTGTACAGTATTTGAATGATATGCGTATAGGGCATGCCAAGAAATTTTTGATAGAAGGCAAAATGAAAATTTCGACTTTGAGTATGGAGGTCGGATTTAATAATTTGTCGAATTTTATAGAGCAGTTTAAGAAGTCAACCAACATGCTTCCTTCTGAATACCAAGAAAAATATGGGGTGAAAAAGAAGAAGGCGATTTGA